In Anguilla rostrata isolate EN2019 chromosome 1, ASM1855537v3, whole genome shotgun sequence, a genomic segment contains:
- the LOC135255908 gene encoding upstream-binding protein 1-like isoform X1, translated as MAWVLKMDDAAIESGLVHDFDASLSGIGQELGAGAYSMSDVLALPIFKQEDGNLPPDTETKNPPFQYVLCASTSPAVKLHDETLTYLNQGQSYEIRMLDNRKMGELAELDKVVKSIVRVVFHDRRLQYMEHQQLEGWKWNRPGDRLLDMDIPLSVGIIDPKTNPSQLNAVEFLWDLSKRASVFVQVHCISTEFTPRKHGGEKGVPFRIQIDTFKPNEGGEYTEHLHSASCQIKVFKPKGADRKQKTDREKMEKRTAQEKEKYQPSYDTTILSEMRLEPIIEEAAEHELKKSSKRTLPADCGDSLPKRGSCSPWPDNAYASTSPAATPTFTSCSIPDSNSSSPNHQGDAIGQVAMEQLSPAATIQEAQQWLHKNRFAAYTRLFSHFSGSDLLKLTRDDLVQICGPADGIRLFNALKSRSVRPRLTVYVCQDTVQTKSAAPLEGSCDSESGEHSNSAIYVYHALYLEDMTALELTRKIASVVSISLDQVNQVFRKGPAGIHILLSDQMVYNLPDESCFLISTLKAESGDGYHLILK; from the exons CGATGTCCTGGCACTGCCCATATTCAAACAGGAAGACGGCAACCTCCCCCCCGACACTGAGACCAAAAACCCACCATTCCAGTACGTGCTTTGTGCCTCCACCTCACCTGCAGTCAAACTCCATGATGAAACCCTCACTTACCTGAATCAAG GTCAGTCTTATGAAATACGGATGCTGGATAACAGGAAGATGGGGGAGTTGGCAGAGCTTGATAAAGTGGTCAAG AGCATCGTGCGAGTGGTATTCCATGACCGCCGCCTGCAATACATGGAGCACCAGCAACTAGAGGGATGGAAGTGGAATCGCCCTGGTGACCGGCTCCTGGATATGG ATATCCCCTTGTCTGTTGGCATCATTGATCCCAAGACCAACCCCTCACAGCTCAACGCTGTGGAGTTCCTCTGGGACCTTTCCAAGCGAGCCTCAGTTTTTGTCCAGGTAC ACTGCATCAGCACAGAGTTCACCCCCCGCAAGCACGGCGGGGAGAAGGGCGTGCCCTTCCGCATCCAAATCGACACCTTCAAGCCGAACGAAGGCGGAGAGTACACCGAGCACCTGCACTCTGCCAGCTGCCAAATCAAGGTGTTCAAG CCCAAAGGGGCTGACAGGAAACAGAAGACTGATCGGGAGAAGATGGAAAAGCGCACTgcgcaggagaaggagaaataCCAGCCCTCCTACGACACCACTATCCTGTCTGAG ATGAGGCTTGAGCCTATCATTGAGGAAGCAGCTGAGCACGAGCTGAAAAAGTCAAGCAAGCGGACTTTACCCGCAGACTGCGGCGATTCTCTGCCAAAGCGCGGCAGT TGTTCACCATGGCCAGACAATGCCTACGCAAGCACCAGCCCAGCAGCTACACCCACCTTTACCTCCTGCTCTATACCCGACAG TAATTCCTCATCACCAAATCATCAGGGAGATGCGATTGGCCAGGTTGCTATGGAG CAACTCAGCCCTGCTGCCACTATTCAGGAGGCCCAGCAGTGGCTCCACAAGAACAGATTTGCTGCGTACACACGgcttttctctcatttctcag GTTCTGATTTACTGAAATTAACTCGCGACGATTTAGTCCAAATCTGTGGCCCGGCTGATGGTATCCGGCTGTTTAATGCACTTAAATCCAG GTCTGTGCGGCCTCGtctgactgtgtatgtgtgccagGACACGGTGCAGACTAAGAGCGCTGCACCGCTCGAGGGATCCTGCGACAGTGAGAGTGGAGAACACAGCAACAGCGCAATTTACG TTTATCATGCCCTCTACTTGGAGGATATGACCGCGTTGGAGCTGACTCGCAAGATTGCGTCCGTCGTCAGCATCTCCCTGGACCAGGTCAACCAGGTGTTCCGCAAGGGTCCTGCTGGCATTCACATCCTCCTCAGTGACCAG ATGGTTTACAATCTTCCAGATGAGAGCTGCTTTTTAATCAGCacattaaaag CCGAGAGTGGAGATGGATACCATTTGATTCTGAAGTAA
- the LOC135255908 gene encoding upstream-binding protein 1-like isoform X2, protein MAWVLKMDDAAIESGLVHDFDASLSGIGQELGAGAYSMSDVLALPIFKQEDGNLPPDTETKNPPFQYVLCASTSPAVKLHDETLTYLNQGQSYEIRMLDNRKMGELAELDKVVKSIVRVVFHDRRLQYMEHQQLEGWKWNRPGDRLLDMDIPLSVGIIDPKTNPSQLNAVEFLWDLSKRASVFVQVHCISTEFTPRKHGGEKGVPFRIQIDTFKPNEGGEYTEHLHSASCQIKVFKPKGADRKQKTDREKMEKRTAQEKEKYQPSYDTTILSECSPWPDNAYASTSPAATPTFTSCSIPDSNSSSPNHQGDAIGQVAMEQLSPAATIQEAQQWLHKNRFAAYTRLFSHFSGSDLLKLTRDDLVQICGPADGIRLFNALKSRSVRPRLTVYVCQDTVQTKSAAPLEGSCDSESGEHSNSAIYVYHALYLEDMTALELTRKIASVVSISLDQVNQVFRKGPAGIHILLSDQMVYNLPDESCFLISTLKAESGDGYHLILK, encoded by the exons CGATGTCCTGGCACTGCCCATATTCAAACAGGAAGACGGCAACCTCCCCCCCGACACTGAGACCAAAAACCCACCATTCCAGTACGTGCTTTGTGCCTCCACCTCACCTGCAGTCAAACTCCATGATGAAACCCTCACTTACCTGAATCAAG GTCAGTCTTATGAAATACGGATGCTGGATAACAGGAAGATGGGGGAGTTGGCAGAGCTTGATAAAGTGGTCAAG AGCATCGTGCGAGTGGTATTCCATGACCGCCGCCTGCAATACATGGAGCACCAGCAACTAGAGGGATGGAAGTGGAATCGCCCTGGTGACCGGCTCCTGGATATGG ATATCCCCTTGTCTGTTGGCATCATTGATCCCAAGACCAACCCCTCACAGCTCAACGCTGTGGAGTTCCTCTGGGACCTTTCCAAGCGAGCCTCAGTTTTTGTCCAGGTAC ACTGCATCAGCACAGAGTTCACCCCCCGCAAGCACGGCGGGGAGAAGGGCGTGCCCTTCCGCATCCAAATCGACACCTTCAAGCCGAACGAAGGCGGAGAGTACACCGAGCACCTGCACTCTGCCAGCTGCCAAATCAAGGTGTTCAAG CCCAAAGGGGCTGACAGGAAACAGAAGACTGATCGGGAGAAGATGGAAAAGCGCACTgcgcaggagaaggagaaataCCAGCCCTCCTACGACACCACTATCCTGTCTGAG TGTTCACCATGGCCAGACAATGCCTACGCAAGCACCAGCCCAGCAGCTACACCCACCTTTACCTCCTGCTCTATACCCGACAG TAATTCCTCATCACCAAATCATCAGGGAGATGCGATTGGCCAGGTTGCTATGGAG CAACTCAGCCCTGCTGCCACTATTCAGGAGGCCCAGCAGTGGCTCCACAAGAACAGATTTGCTGCGTACACACGgcttttctctcatttctcag GTTCTGATTTACTGAAATTAACTCGCGACGATTTAGTCCAAATCTGTGGCCCGGCTGATGGTATCCGGCTGTTTAATGCACTTAAATCCAG GTCTGTGCGGCCTCGtctgactgtgtatgtgtgccagGACACGGTGCAGACTAAGAGCGCTGCACCGCTCGAGGGATCCTGCGACAGTGAGAGTGGAGAACACAGCAACAGCGCAATTTACG TTTATCATGCCCTCTACTTGGAGGATATGACCGCGTTGGAGCTGACTCGCAAGATTGCGTCCGTCGTCAGCATCTCCCTGGACCAGGTCAACCAGGTGTTCCGCAAGGGTCCTGCTGGCATTCACATCCTCCTCAGTGACCAG ATGGTTTACAATCTTCCAGATGAGAGCTGCTTTTTAATCAGCacattaaaag CCGAGAGTGGAGATGGATACCATTTGATTCTGAAGTAA